TGGATGAAGACAACATAGTGTTAACAATATTATCAACCAACTTcctctacttttcattttttgatagaaCAATAGGGATCTCATGTCAAGCAATGGCACCAGCGGCAGTCTGTGCTTGCCCAGACATTGGcagtggaggcagagagaaatacTGTTGGTTTTATGGCTTAAAATTCTGCTTCCTAGTGGCAAAATTTCCTAGGAGAATgcttttgtaaaataatatttctcttaGTGTAGATGCCAAGTAcaaagtaattctttttaaagatttattttagagcaagggcggggggtagggacagagggagaaaatcttcaagcagactccctgaaacgaagagttggaggcttaacccactgggctacccaggagccctgaatacaaagtaacttttaaaaatttattttgatatttaagagAATGCCATTGATAATAACCTTTACAGAAATATaccttaaaaattttagattacCCAACACCAAATCTATGGAGCCTGACATTATAGTTAATAAATGCATGATCTCAAAtaacttagttttttaaaaaagccttacaattacttcaataaatataatttcatatattttaatcctAGACTTCACTATGTAATTTTATCTTGTAAAATGTATAGCAATCTAATACATGTGAATAGGTACATAATTGCTACTATACTCTTCAAAGCTATAACCTATATTTGAGAACAAAATTGGTATATCTGAGAGAAAACAGTGTGGCTACAGTCCTGGGACCTTTCAAGAATTACTAGGTATACAACTGAATGCTACCCATTTGTAAAAGTTTCAGCATACAGGTaataaagatatataaacaaatgacTTTAAATTAACTATGGAATTTTATACATTGACCCAAAGGTATGAAATTCCTGTATTAAGGTGTATTcaacttaatattttctcttggtATCTAGAGAATCTTGCTTCCTTCATATTAATAGTTACCAATTTGGTTAATGTACTTCAGGTCCAGTATAATCCACTCAAGAGGAATGGCCTAAAGAATAGGCACCAAAATCATTTCAGGTTTACATATAACTAAGATttagaaaagctttaaaaatacagaacacattCTGAAAGAAAACACATCTTGGATTCTATCTGCATGTAAATTCcatgaagaggaaggaaattttgTTTACTGCTCTGCCCCTTAGTGCTTAGAACAACACCTCACACCTACTGAAAGAAGCAAAATATGCATTATACTTCCATTAccttaaaaaggggggggaaatCTTCAAGTCACAATATGCACAGTTaagttgtaaaatattttttattgtaaaaaaagaGTCAACAGAAGTTGACGATGCAAATGTCATCACAGAACATTTCCCCTTGGTTCCTGAATTTGCTAGGTTCTGATGGACCAGAATATCTCCATTAGCACTTCTCCGGTTTCATGGTCATTTTGAGATATGTtgtttaattatatgtatatattgcttaGAAACAAAAGTCCATCtgatattaaacaaaaaaactgctGGGTCTTTGTTTCACATTTCCTACAGGGAGATCTATAGATCTCAGATACCTTCACAATTTAACGGTCAAGTTAGTGCCTTAACCAAACCCCAAAATTCTCCACCACATTATTAATTCAAACTCATGACATCTGCAACATAGccagatttaaatatttaaaacaaaagtttggaatttaaaacaaacattaggctgattttttcatatttgaaagacTGTAGTTATTTGCAGCATACAAATGGAGAGAATAGTGCAAAATGCATCAAgttttatatgataaatatacTTTCAACCTAAATGGCTGCCTCAAAAGCAAAGAGTGAAAAATTACCAATTCTCAAAAGCAATCCAGACTGACTCAATAAAGTTCACAATTTAGAGAGATCAATTGCTACTCTATTCTATAGTTTGCAAAAGGATTTCAGAAACAGATTAAACACACAattgttttacaaaaatagaaatattgctTGGGACTTtacaaaactttataaaatataacactATATTTGCAAATTCAAGATAATTTCACACTGAAATAGACAATACTTCCACCGATATAAAATCTAGTCAAACTTAACTGGTCTGTCCTGACCATTCATTCTTGCACATTATTTCTGAAGTCTTCAGCCTAAGTAGATCTGTGCTCTaccatgggattttttttttaagagattgttTAATTTCAAAGGTTTTATAAGATTTTTCATTCTAGAAATAATATTAAAGCAGATGAACTCATAACTACAAATGTTTTACTAAAAGTAGAAACTAATGCAATGTGACAATTCTGTATTTGATAAATTTCAAAccaaatttttaagaatgaaaacctacctactgatttaaaatatatgtctGACAATTATAATTTGGTACCTATAAAACGTAAAAATATAATCACAactattttatggaaaaatatttattcttatagAATGAAGAAGCTCTAAATTTAGTTATTTGTAGCTGGCAgatgaaaattttatcattttatcaccTCAAAGAGCACCAGTGTATTTTCAAGATGAACTAAAAGAAGGTGGGGGCTTATTTCACGTAACAGTGCTATTATAATAAGGCACCACTTGGTATATGAAATAGCCAAACAAAGTATTGTCAAATCACGCTTTTTGTTACTGGTGTCTTAACCATTAGATAGGATGGTTAGGAAAAAGCTAATAATATTAGCTAACCATATTATTCTCCTTTTCCCatcattttttgcttttagtttttccaTATAACAGAACACATAGTAAACAACAATGTAGTACATGATCtgttaaatatcttttcccaacCTTTCAACAAAACAATCTAAAATTAAACAAGCGTAAGAAACCAAAAATTTATCTGATATACTTTGCAATAATCTATCCCTGTAGAAGAGTGGGGAGTTGGGTGGCGATGGGGTGAGAACACAATGACGGGACCTATTTTCTAAAGGATATATTGAGGCACATAGGTTAAAAGTTTCTCAGGCAAATTCACGGCTAGAGCAAAACTGAGAGAAAGCTCAGAATTTTATATATCCCCAGAGCTGATTTCTCAGGTAGTCACACccaattaaatatttcaaaatatgtcctTAGTCACTGCTAtcgtcatcgtcatcatcatcagatacatcatttaaaGGAGACTTCAATGACTGACTGTAAGAGTCCGATCTAGTAGGCTGGCACGTGGCCATGTCCCCGGTAGAAAGCAGGTCATAGCAGAAGTCACAAATCCGCACAGGCTTCGAGGACTGGCTTGGAAGAAGAAATCTCTTTTCAGAGCAGGGCCCACAGACAACAAAACCACATTTGCGGCAATGGTGACGACGATTAACAGGTGTGAATTTTGCTTTCTGGCAACGCATACACACAGTGGCCTCAGAGTCAGGAACCCAGACAGCAGCATGTTCATTACTGGGTGTCTTCCCACTTTTGGAGAGTAAATCAGtaacacatttatttatgtgattcATCCACTCTGATTTCTCAGTGGCAGTGGCAGCATAAACTGCAAATGATTTAGTTGGTGTCTTGATAAGCCATCCATTCCTCAAGTCTCCCTCATCTTTGATGGAATCAATAGTGACATTTTCCAGGGGAATAATATGttgtttgttatattttttcttctggatgaCAATATTGCCATATACAAGAATatcattaaataagaaaaactgcCTTGCTTTGGGTTTCTTTCTGCACAACTTAGTCAATACTCCTTCTCCAATAAGAACCCTTCCAGGTATAGTTAAGGGCTGACCAGCTGCTCCAAAACAGTTTTCTACTATATTTATACGCCGAGTATTTGCTTCACTGTTTGCCAAGCGATCCACCATCTTTTGCTTgtagcctttaaaaaaagagagagaaattagcaCACAGAATGATAAATTCATATGtttgcatatataaaaattatataacctAACCTATATAACCTAAACTATATAACTTAAATTTGCTCTAATAAATCCTTACTTTTACTCAAAGGCAAAATGCTCTAAAACTGTTTCCCTCCAAGATAAACACCAAGCATATCAAAAGGGTTAACATCTACTTTTTATAATCATCAAAAATACTTATTAACCATCTTCACATTGCACTATACTCATTAAGTAGGTCTTTATAAAAGTATAAACTTCTTACAGGCAATAAAGGAATAAACAACTGGACAATAAATATAAGTCATCTCTGCAAAATAATAATCTCAGTTCCATGAAATTTAATCTCAGAAGGATTCTAAAAAAGGGTGAAATTCTGTAAAACCCGAAGAAATTAATGATTTTTCTGGTAAGCTAGTCCCATTGAGCTAAAGCCTTACTTAATCCTCTCACCTGGATTACCAGAACTATTTCAGAACATGTCTCCTTGCTTTTGGTCTTCCTCCCTAAATCAGGCAGTGATTTCTCAAATGCAAATCTTGCCATGTCATTATTCCAAAGAACTCCCCTTGATCAACAAAATGCAGAATTTTTAGCATGGTATACAAGGCTGTTTATTatctggttctttttttgtttttaaagattttacttatttatttatttgacagagagagaacgagagagaataaatgagagagggagagtgagtgagacagAGCCAAACCCACAAGTTGGGGGgatagcagagggagaagcagcaggctcccagctgaactGATCGTAGGACAcggggatcatgacaggagctgaaggcaacGCTTAATCTACATCTACGGAACCACCCAGGCTTGTTTACCACACTTCCCAGACCTGTCATTAGTCACTCTCCAGCTTAAACTTGATGTTCTAAGAAAACTCCACTACTTATAGTCCCACCTCATCCATGCACACCTTCTCTCATGCTGTTGTACCCTTTACTACTTAAACTTCAGGATTCGGTTTAGTTTATCATATTGAAGCCAGAAGTCTCCCTTAAACTCTTTTAGACCAAATACCTTCCTCCATGCTCTTTACATTCCAAGCACCTTCTGGCTTCATTCTTACCAAAGGACTGAAATCTGTCTTCTTTAAAGGCTGCAATGGAACCTAAAAGAGACCATCTATCTATCTTTGGAACTGGCACCCTCGGGCACAGCAAAGGTGATCAAAAATGCTGACAAGAACATTTTGGCATTGTACAAAAAGCTCATATTAGTCTACTTTTCACTTGATCTTAGACAAAAGGCGGAGAAGTGATCATATTAATCTACTCTTAAATGATCATAGATTTAATCTCTAGATCCAATAATGACTTCACTCAAGTCCATGAGTTGTGACCTATTTCAAATCTACTAACCTAATGCTACCACAACCAAGTCATATTAAGGAGAAGAGGAGCATTTAAAGTCTAACAGCTGTATCTAAATTCCAGTATTCAGCTCATAAAGTGATGATCCTGTACCCCTTCTTGGCCTCCATTATAAAGGTCCTGATTATTCCTGAATTTGTCTCCTCTAATCTTGGGTCCTCATAAAGCCCTCTTGCTCTCCACAAGAACAGGCTCTGTCCTAAAAGTTGTTCCCAAGAAATTATATGATAATGCGTGATTCCAAACTGTGATGACTTCCTTTTCCAATAGCAGCAAATATCCCAGCCACTTAAAGGTTTACTGTCCTATGCACAGTGcatcacagaagaggaaataaaaatagctcaTAAACACGAAAAGAGAGATTGAGCCTCTTTCTATGTTTATGcataattaaagaaatgataaTACAACATTAGTGTAATTTTTTCAAAACTTATCAGGTCAacgaaaatttaaaaaatttcctaagATGCAGTATTTCCGAAGATATAGGGAAACAGTCACCctcatacattataaaatatgtgtattcaCTGACCTAGGGATTTTATCAAAAGTAATTCCAGTTGAATGTATAAAGGTAAGTGCAAGGATATCCAACATAGCACTGGTTCttaacatacacacaaaactggAAAAGCTCCAAATGTCCACCAAGAGGAACTGGTTGAACAATTTATGACACACCTATAACAATATGCTAGACATCTGTCAATAAGGAGACAGATCTAAACACAGTgatatgggaaaatgttccaaGATATTTAGGTGGGGAAAGAGCTGAACACCATAATCTCATTTGTTTCACATATAcactaatacacacacatacaaataaatatatatatatacatatatatatacacacacacacacacacacaaatctaagATGCTACAGATTTTAAGACACATCTTCATTTTATGtgccactgaaaataaaaaatgctgccAATTACATCATGGCATACCCCTGATTATATGACGTCCCAATTTCAGAGACATAAAATAGAGTAAAACATGTTCATCTTTAGACTCAATGAAATATGGTATAAACACATAATCATATATAGTTGTAAATATGTaagcacacacagaaaataagAGAACTATGTAACACAATATCAACAATTGttatttatctcagagaagtACAATTATGGATAATTTTTCATACTTTATACTATCTTAAaacattcaacaagtatttattttgctAGGCACAGAtctaagtgaaagagaaaaaaatacacaatacagGAAAGATCCCTGCTCCTTAAGGCTTACATCCTAGTTGGtgagaagtaaaacagaaaacaaaactgagaacCAGCTTACAAATCAATGTTATGAttaaagtggtttttttaaaaaaaacaaatgggaagCTATTCAGACTGGATAGTCAGGGAAGGCCTTTCTAAAGTGGTATTACTTCAGCTGATAAGAAGAACTAGATAGGCATGAAGTGTGAAGACAAAGAAGTACATTTCAAGCAAAAGGAGTAACTGTGGAGGTGCTAAGGCAGAAAGAGGTTTTAGAGAACTGAAAGTACTTATTTATTCCCATCTAAATCAACTGCAGATTCTATTGCTTTGGATATACAGTTATTAAGCAGCTCATACTCGATGCAAACAGCTTCCTATGATTGCTACTACTGGAGTCAATACCATCTAAATTTGTGCAgtacttttcacatttttttattaaagatttttatttacttatttgacagagagagctatcacaagtaggcagagaggcaggcagagagagaggaggaagcaggttccctgctgagctctCAGAGAGCCCAACTAGGGTTCAcacaatcccagaaccctgagatcataacctgagccgaaggcagaggcttaacccactgagccacccaggcgccccatttttcacatttattatcttttgaCTTAACTGTCTCAAATTCCTATAAAGTAATTAGagaagtttttacatttttccaaagcagcATCTAATAACAGCATATAATAAAATCAGCTGAAACATAAGCtgaaggagaaactgagacacagagagattcaATAATATTCCAGGCAAAACAGCCTGGAAGTAATTCTACTCACTGGGAGTCAAACAACCAACTGAACACTCTGAATGCAATACAGTATATTCTATTCACGGCAACCTTAAATAGATATGCactattagctccattttacagatgagtaaacagaTAAAAGAAGTACTCTGCCTAAGGCTGTTACAGAACTGAGGCTCCAATCTGATTCCTCAGTGCTGTTCCCAATATATTATGGTACAATAATTTTTCCCTACGACTCTACTAACTCTACAAGAACTGAGAAAGCTATTGCTAACCTTTGGAACTTCACTGCACaacttacaaagaagaaaatactaactTGAGCAAATAACCTGAAATGACAGGTCATCATGATTTATTTAGCTAGTATCTTGAACGTTTCATTCTTTGAATTTTGCAATGTATTAAAGCCTGAATCTCTTTTCATAAATCTTGTGCCATTTAAGAATGATGCAACAAAAGAAAAGCTTTGACATAATTGGTATTTGTCTAGAACAAAACAGCTTTCAAAGTTTGACAGTGACCCACATAAAAAGTACATTTCATACTATAAGGTTGTTAAGTACATACTCATGTAATTCTTTCAACTATAAGTATAATGTATCctattatcttcatttattttaatgatagtCACAGCCCACTTGATTGATTTCACTAATGGACTGTGACCTCTACTGGAAAAACAATGAGCATGAAGAACTGAAGACCTTTCCATTATCCCTGTCAgtcctaaaatattttctgtatgtgtctgacaggaagaaggaaggactgAGCTAAAAAACCTCAGAAATACACAAGtgccttacacacacacacacacacacacacacacacacacacagttgggcATCCAGCAGGAACAGCACAGAAAGGAACGGGAGAACAGGGGAAAGTTAGTGAAAGGGAAATCAAAGTACCCCTTTAACTGGATTACTGCTAGATACTGCAAAGTAAGATTCTTTGGTGAACTGGGTTAGGGTATTACCCTTTAGCTCAGGGACTCAACAGGGCCTCAGCCTTTCCTCAAAGCTCAAATCCAAATCTACCACCAGCACACTGAGGTGCCTCAGGCAGTAAGAACTCTTAAAGACTTTTGTGAGAATATTACAAGCATCACTCAGCCTAGCCAAGGAGTGAGTTCTTTGGATAACTTACTCATTGAAGGGCACAGcaagaggaagcagaagacaacaaaaagacaaggacCAATTAAATTTGTCTACTTCTCTTAGGAATACCAGTGACTACAGAAGAGCGAGGAAGAAAGCTTCTGCATCTCTTAGCAGAGATGACTTCTTTAGGATGGTTTCCAAGAAGTAAAATTACTGGGTCAAAAGACATGAATGTTTAAGGCTCCTGCTACCTTTTACAAAATTTCCATTCTGAAAGGTAACACTAATTTACCAAGCAGCACAATGACTGTACCCAATCCATCTCatctcacatatttttctttaaaaagtaactagTAAACAAGATAGATTTCAAAAATggtatcttttattcatttacttcatTTATCCAACATTTCCTTAATGCTTTTTAGGATGGCattcacattttttccctcttaaagCACAGAGTCTACTGAAGGAGAAAGACAGCAGGTAAGTACACAACTAGGTGATTCTCAAACATGAAGTGCAATGAAGGAAATCAGCAGGGTGTCAAGATACAGGCAAAAACTCCTTTACTGAGTAGTTCAAAAAGGCTGCAGTGTTGTTACACACGGAGTCTTAAAGGATGGGGAGTCAGCCATACAAAGGAACTAATACTGCGGACAAAGGTCCTAAGACAGCAAAGAACAATACAATACTTttagtttaattaaattttttatttcatagctATCTAGTGAAGGCAACCACTTTCTAATGTGTTTATTAACCACCTATATTTCTAAGCTCGTGTATATATAGGGGTTATCAATATGTATGAGTGTTTTACACATGCaggctaaaatttttatttctttgcttttcatagTATATTAAGCTGTAATTCTACGAATGTGAATGTGATGTAGGGACAGCTTTATCTCTGAGGTAGTTAAACTTACCAGTATAgtcctttgtgatttctcttttacGACTCCTAAGCTCTCCTGATCCAATATCAGACACACCCACAGGTTTCCTCTGCTATCTCAAAGTAGAGCATTCCTAGGTAACCTTTTGTAAGCCAAAAA
This region of Mustela erminea isolate mMusErm1 chromosome 16, mMusErm1.Pri, whole genome shotgun sequence genomic DNA includes:
- the PLEKHF2 gene encoding pleckstrin homology domain-containing family F member 2, coding for MVDRLANSEANTRRINIVENCFGAAGQPLTIPGRVLIGEGVLTKLCRKKPKARQFFLFNDILVYGNIVIQKKKYNKQHIIPLENVTIDSIKDEGDLRNGWLIKTPTKSFAVYAATATEKSEWMNHINKCVTDLLSKSGKTPSNEHAAVWVPDSEATVCMRCQKAKFTPVNRRHHCRKCGFVVCGPCSEKRFLLPSQSSKPVRICDFCYDLLSTGDMATCQPTRSDSYSQSLKSPLNDVSDDDDDDDSSD